One region of Fragaria vesca subsp. vesca linkage group LG4, FraVesHawaii_1.0, whole genome shotgun sequence genomic DNA includes:
- the LOC101290755 gene encoding heat stress transcription factor A-1-like isoform 1 has product MVRKSKEKEKTGEGSSSAEASVAPFLKKCYEMVDDEETDSIISWSESNDSFVIKDVTQFSVMMLPKYFKHSNFSSFMRQLNIYGFRKIDPDHYVFANEGFIRGQKHLLKNIFRRKYPQGTDQRKTLQQKDDQKHDPDEPCEDIENGLWREVENLKIDKISLKQELVKLRQHQEMSENNLLLLRNRLHGMEKDQQQMLSFLVMAMQNPGFLVQLVQSKEHSWRLAEAGTMLEEVDDGRPMAADGAIVRYRPPMEEAPKHVFSSDSSLEIQPELDSFVNSNGVIVRYQPPVDEAPAVFQPEKQPDGVEDSFMNSDGALVRYRSPMDAAVKPILTQSSGSGKQPELDSFPDGMKDIFGNSDFVKMLMDDKLSPRENHAQFILPDADVDDNSWEKLLLTSYWLENNQNIEGAKEERKEPDDSRMEVESTAAKLNESRNFDSLIEQMDKSVHQNLEFISEHPRHMASDPDKKPETQSGK; this is encoded by the exons ATGGTGAGAAAATCCAAGGAGAAGGAGAAGACCGGAGAAGGGTCGAGCTCCGCCGAAGCATCGGTGGCTCCGTTTCTGAAAAAATGTTACGAGATGGTCGACGACGAAGAAACGGACTCTATAATCTCGTGGAGTGAGAGCAATGACAGCTTTGTGATCAAGGACGTGACCCAGTTCTCGGTTATGATGCTCCCCAAGTATTTCAAGCACAGCAACTTTTCCAGCTTCATGAGGCAGCTCAATATCTAT GGCTTTAGAAAAATAGATCCGGATCATTATGTATTTGCAAACGAAGGATTTATTCGAGGTCAAAAGCATTTGTTGAAGAATATTTTCAGAAGGAAATATCCGCAGGGCACAGATCAGAGAAAAACATTGCAGCAGAAAGATGATCAGAAACATGATCCTGATGAACCTTGTGAAGACATTGAAAATGGTCTGTGGAGGGAAGTTGAGAACCTGAAGATCGATAAGATCTCTCTAAAGCAAGAGTTGGTGAAGCTTAGGCAGCACCAGGAAATGTCAGAAAACAACTTGCTCCTCCTGAGAAACCGCCTTCATGGAATGGAGAAGGATCAACAGCAGATGCTCTCATTTTTGGTGATGGCGATGCAAAATCCTGGGTTTTTAGTTCAGCTGGTTCAGTCAAAAGAACATAGCTGGCGCTTGGCTGAAGCTGGAACTATGCTAGAAGAAGTAGATGATGGTAGACCAATGGCTGCTGATGGTGCCATAGTGCGGTACCGACCTCCTATGGAGGAAGCACCGAAGCATGTCTTCTCATCAGATTCGAGTTTAGAGATTCAACCAGAATTAGATTCTTTTGTGAATTCCAATGGTGTAATAGTAAGGTACCAACCACCTGTGGATGAAGCGCCAGCTGTATTCCAACCGGAGAAACAACCAGATGGAGTGGAAGATTCTTTTATGAATTCAGATGGTGCATTAGTAAGGTACCGATCACCTATGGATGCAGCAGTGAAGCCTATACTCACACAGAGTTCAGGCTCAGGGAAACAGCCAGAGCTTGATTCTTTCCCTGATGGGATGAAAGATATTTTTGGGAATTCTGATTTTGTGAAAATGCTAATGGATGATAAATTGAGCCCTCGAGAAAATCATGCCCAGTTTATCCTGCCTGATGCTGATGTTGATGATAATTCATGGGAGAAGCTGCTTTTGACTAGTTATTGGTTAGAAAATAATCAAAATATTGAAGGTGCAAAGGAAGAAAGAAAAGAGCCCGATGATTCTAGAATGGAGGTTGAATCAACAGCAGCCAAGTTGAATGAATCCAGAAATTTTGATTCTTTAATAGAACAAATGGACAAATCAGTTCATCAGAATTTGGAATTCATTAGTGAACATCCGAGACACATGGCTTCCGACCCCGACAAGAAACCAGAAACACAGTCGGGAAAGTAG
- the LOC101314940 gene encoding vacuolar iron transporter 1-like produces MANEEARNSDSEKQRLLISQHKEKHFTAGEIVRDIIIGVSDGLTVPFALAAGLSGANATSSIVLTAGVAEVAAGAISMGLGGYLAAKSEADHYVRELRREQEEIVNVPDTEAAEVAEILAEYGIEHHEYTPVVNALRKNPQAWLDFMMKFELGLEKPDPRRALHSALTIAISYILGGVVPLIPYMFIPKAREALAGSVVLTLAALLIFGFAKGYFTGSKPFKSAFQTALIGAIASAAAFGMAKAIHP; encoded by the exons ATGGCTAATGAAGAGGCAAGAAACTCGGACTCTGAGAAGCAAAGGCTTCTGATCAGTCAGCACAAAGAGAAGCACTTCACCGCCGGCGAGATCGTCCGTGACATCATCATTGGCGTATCTGACGGCCTCACCGTCCCCTTCGCTCTCGCTGCCGGTCTCTCCGGTGCAAATGCTACGTCATCGATTGTCCTCACAGCTGGAGTCGCCGAAGTAGCCGCCGGCGCTATCTCCATGGGACTTGGCGG ATATCTTGCGGCGAAAAGCGAAGCGGATCACTATGTGAGGGAGTTGAGGAGAGAACAAGAAGAAATAGTGAATGTTCCAGATACAG AGGCTGCAGAGGTAGCAGAGATTCTTGCGGAGTATGGAATAGAGCACCATGAATATACACCAGTTGTGAATGCCCTGAGGAAGAACCCACAAGCTTGGCTTGATTTCATGATGAA GTTTGAACTAGGACTGGAAAAGCCGGATCCAAGGAGAGCACTACACAGTGCACTGACGATTGCGATTTCTTATATTCTGGGTGGAGTGGTACCTTTGATTCCTTACATGTTCATTCCAAAGGCCAGAGAAGCATTGGCTGGGTCTGTCGTGTTGACTTTGGCAGCATTGCTAATTTTTGGGTTTGCCAAGGGCTACTTCACTGGTAGCAAACCCTTCAAGAGCGCCTTTCAGACTGCGCTCATTGGAGCCATTGCATCTGCTGCTGCTTTTGGCATGGCAAAGGCAATTCATCCATAA
- the LOC101291233 gene encoding alpha,alpha-trehalose-phosphate synthase [UDP-forming] 6-like translates to MVSKSYSNLLELASGESSPTFGRIGRRMPRIMTVAGLISDVDDDKPESVCSEVSSSSVQRDRIIIVANQLPIRAQRKSDTSKGWIFSWDENSLLLQLKDGLGDDEIEVIYVGCLKEEIHPNEQEEVSQILLETFKCVPTFLPPELFSRYYHGFCKQQLWPLFHYMLPLSPDHGGRFNRSLWQAYVSVNKIFADRIMEVINPEDDFVWIHDYHLMVLPTFLRKRFNRVKLGFFLHSPFPSSEIYKTLPIREEILRALLNSDLIGFHTFDYARHFLSCCSRMLGLSYESKRGYIGLEYYGRTVSIKILPVGIHMGQLQSVLSLPETEAKVAELKAQFCDRGRIMLLGVDDMDIFKGISLKLLAMEQLLIQHPEWQGRVVLVQIANPARGRGKDVKEVQAETSSTVKRINETFGKPGYKPVLLIDEPLKFYERIAYYVVAECCLVTAVRDGMNLIPYEYIISRQGNEKLDKVLGLDSSVPKKSMLVVSEFIGCSPSLSGAIRVNPWNIDAVADAMDCSLEMAEPETQLRHEKHYKYVSTHDVGYWARSFLQDLERTCKGHLRQRCWGIGFGLSFRVVALDPNFKKLSVEYIVSAYKRTTTRAILLDYDGTLKPQASIDKSPNSKSIEILNSLCRDKNNMVLVVSAKSRKTLSEWFSPCEKLGLAAEHGYFLRSKQNTEWETLVPIADSSWKQIAEPVMKLYTETTDGSTIEDKETSLLWSYEDADPDFGSCQAKELMDHLESVLANEPVTVKSGQTFVEVKPQGVSKGLVAKRLLSTMQEKGMIPDFVLCIGDDRSDEDMFEVITSSMEGPSIAPRAEVFACTICQKPSKAKYYLDDTAEIVRMLQGLASVSEQNIPL, encoded by the exons ATGGTGTCGAAATCTTATTCGAATCTGCTGGAGCTTGCCTCAGGCGAGTCCTCCCCAACTTTCGGCCGAATTGGCCGGAGAATGCCACGCATCATGACTGTTGCTGGCTTGATATCTGATGTTGATGATGACAAGCCGGAGAGTGTGTGCTCCGAGGTGTCGTCGTCTTCGGTCCAGCGTGACCGGATCATTATAGTGGCTAATCAGCTACCCATTAGAGCTCAGAGAAAGTCTGATACTAGTAAGGGTTGGATTTTCAGTTGGGATGAGAATTCGTTGCTGCTTCAGCTGAAAGATGGATTAGGGGATGATGAGATTGAGGTTATTTATGTGGGGTGTCTTAAGGAGGAGATTCACCCCAATGAGCAGGAGGAGGTTTCCCAAATCCTGCTCGAGACATTTAAATGTGTCCCGACGTTTCTCCCACCGGAGCTTTTTAGCCGGTACTATCATGGTTTTTGTAAGCAGCAGTTGTGGCCATTGTTTCATTACATGCTGCCGCTGTCTCCGGACCATGGTGGGAGGTTCAACCGGTCGTTGTGGCAAGCATATGTGTCTGTGAACAAGATTTTCGCGGATAGGATCATGGAGGTCATTAACCCCGAAGATGATTTTGTGTGGATACATGATTATCATCTGATGGTGTTGCCAACTTTCTTGCGGAAGAGATTCAACCGTGTGAAACTTGGGTTTTTCCTGCATAGCCCTTTCCCTTCGTCTGAAATTTACAAGACATTGCCTATTAGGGAAGAGATTCTACGAGCCCTTTTGAATTCTGATTTGATTGGATTCCATACATTTGATTATGCAAGGCATTTCCTCTCTTGTTGTAGTCGAATGCTTGGTCTTAGCTATGAATCCAAGCGAGGTTATATAGGCCTCGAGTATTATGGTCGGACTGTTAGCATTAAAATTCTTCCGGTAGGCATACATATGGGTCAACTGCAGTCAGTTTTGAGCCTCCCAGAGACAGAAGCCAAGGTTGCTGAGCTCAAGGCGCAGTTCTGTGATCGAGGTAGGATAATGTTACTTGGAGTAGATGACATGGATATTTTTAAGGGCATAAGTTTGAAGCTTTTGGCAATGGAGCAGCTGCTTATTCAGCACCCTGAGTGGCAGGGAAGGGTTGTATTGGTGCAGATAGCCAATCCAGCAAGGGGTCGGGGAAAAGATGTGAAAGAAGTTCAGGCGGAGACATCGTCAACTGTGAAGCGAATTAATGAAACATTTGGCAAACCTGGGTATAAGCCTGTTTTGTTAATTGATGAACCACTCAAGTTTTATGAGAGAATTGCATACTATGTAGTTGCAGAGTGTTGTTTGGTTACGGCTGTCAGGGATGGAATGAATTTGATACCATATGAATACATTATTAGTCGTCAAGGAAATGAAAAATTGGATAAGGTTTTGGGATTGGATTCCTCTGTTCCCAAGAAGAGTATGCTAGTTGTCTCAGAGTTCATTGGCTGCTCCCCTTCTTTGAGTGGAGCAATTCGTGTGAACCCCTGGAATATTGATGCTGTGGCAGATGCAATGGACTGTTCTCTGGAGATGGCGGAGCCAGAAACACAGCTCCGGCATGAGAAGCATTATAAATATGTCAGCACCCATGATGTTGGTTACTGGGCTCGCAGTTTCCTCCAAGACTTGGAAAGGACATGCAAAGGTCATTTGCGTCAAAGGTGCTGGGGTATTGGGTTTGGGTTGAGTTTTAGAGTTGTGGCTCTTGATCCAAACTTCAAGAAGCTCTCTGTGGAATACATTGTGTCAGCCTACAAAAGGACTACAACTAGGGCAATACTTCTCGACTATGATGGCACATTGAAGCCTCAGGCATCCATTGATAAGAGTCCAAATTCTAAATCCATTGAAATCCTAAATAGCCTATGCAGGGACAAGAACAACATGGTTTTGGTTGTTAGTGCTAAGAGTCGAAAAACTCTTTCTGAGTGGTTCTCTCCTTGTGAGAAGCTTGGACTTGCAGCTGAGCATGGCTACTTCCTACG GTCGAAGCAAAATACGGAATGGGAAACATTGGTACCAATTGCAGACAGTAGCTGGAAGCAGATTGCAGAGCCAGTCATGAAACTTTACACAGAAACAACTGATGGTTCCACCATTGAAGATAAGGAAACTTCACTTCTCTGGAGTTATGAGGATGCAGATCCAGACTTTGGATCATGCCAAGCCAAGGAACTTATGGATCATCTTGAAAGTGTGCTCGCTAATGAACCGGTTACTGTTAAAAGTGGGCAGACATTTGTGGAGGTTAAACCACAG GGTGTAAGCAAGGGACTGGTAGCCAAACGTCTACTTTCCACTATGCAAGAAAAGGGAATGATACCAGACTTTGTTCTCTGCATAGGGGATGACCGATCTGATGAAGACATGTTTGAGGTAATTACAAGTTCCATGGAAGGCCCATCAATTGCTCCCAGAGCAGAAGTATTCGCGTGTACAATTTGTCAAAAACCCAGCAAAGCCAAGTATTATCTGGATGACACGGCGGAGATTGTGAGGATGCTGCAGGGTTTGGCATCTGTTTCTGAGCAAAACATACCTCTATAG
- the LOC101290755 gene encoding heat stress transcription factor A-1-like isoform 2, translating to MFQGFRKIDPDHYVFANEGFIRGQKHLLKNIFRRKYPQGTDQRKTLQQKDDQKHDPDEPCEDIENGLWREVENLKIDKISLKQELVKLRQHQEMSENNLLLLRNRLHGMEKDQQQMLSFLVMAMQNPGFLVQLVQSKEHSWRLAEAGTMLEEVDDGRPMAADGAIVRYRPPMEEAPKHVFSSDSSLEIQPELDSFVNSNGVIVRYQPPVDEAPAVFQPEKQPDGVEDSFMNSDGALVRYRSPMDAAVKPILTQSSGSGKQPELDSFPDGMKDIFGNSDFVKMLMDDKLSPRENHAQFILPDADVDDNSWEKLLLTSYWLENNQNIEGAKEERKEPDDSRMEVESTAAKLNESRNFDSLIEQMDKSVHQNLEFISEHPRHMASDPDKKPETQSGK from the coding sequence ATGTTTCAGGGCTTTAGAAAAATAGATCCGGATCATTATGTATTTGCAAACGAAGGATTTATTCGAGGTCAAAAGCATTTGTTGAAGAATATTTTCAGAAGGAAATATCCGCAGGGCACAGATCAGAGAAAAACATTGCAGCAGAAAGATGATCAGAAACATGATCCTGATGAACCTTGTGAAGACATTGAAAATGGTCTGTGGAGGGAAGTTGAGAACCTGAAGATCGATAAGATCTCTCTAAAGCAAGAGTTGGTGAAGCTTAGGCAGCACCAGGAAATGTCAGAAAACAACTTGCTCCTCCTGAGAAACCGCCTTCATGGAATGGAGAAGGATCAACAGCAGATGCTCTCATTTTTGGTGATGGCGATGCAAAATCCTGGGTTTTTAGTTCAGCTGGTTCAGTCAAAAGAACATAGCTGGCGCTTGGCTGAAGCTGGAACTATGCTAGAAGAAGTAGATGATGGTAGACCAATGGCTGCTGATGGTGCCATAGTGCGGTACCGACCTCCTATGGAGGAAGCACCGAAGCATGTCTTCTCATCAGATTCGAGTTTAGAGATTCAACCAGAATTAGATTCTTTTGTGAATTCCAATGGTGTAATAGTAAGGTACCAACCACCTGTGGATGAAGCGCCAGCTGTATTCCAACCGGAGAAACAACCAGATGGAGTGGAAGATTCTTTTATGAATTCAGATGGTGCATTAGTAAGGTACCGATCACCTATGGATGCAGCAGTGAAGCCTATACTCACACAGAGTTCAGGCTCAGGGAAACAGCCAGAGCTTGATTCTTTCCCTGATGGGATGAAAGATATTTTTGGGAATTCTGATTTTGTGAAAATGCTAATGGATGATAAATTGAGCCCTCGAGAAAATCATGCCCAGTTTATCCTGCCTGATGCTGATGTTGATGATAATTCATGGGAGAAGCTGCTTTTGACTAGTTATTGGTTAGAAAATAATCAAAATATTGAAGGTGCAAAGGAAGAAAGAAAAGAGCCCGATGATTCTAGAATGGAGGTTGAATCAACAGCAGCCAAGTTGAATGAATCCAGAAATTTTGATTCTTTAATAGAACAAATGGACAAATCAGTTCATCAGAATTTGGAATTCATTAGTGAACATCCGAGACACATGGCTTCCGACCCCGACAAGAAACCAGAAACACAGTCGGGAAAGTAG
- the LOC101302353 gene encoding homeobox protein knotted-1-like 1-like has translation MTGNSETSVRVVTPSDEKGDGHVHVGEEEGVHDREADKEEEALKKMILGHPLYGLLLESHINCLKVCSGERGDEIGTTTTSTDTTTNVTEDNANVKALEAALTSPSSSDLDQFMEAYCNSLNNLKEAMENPLKEASSFIDSVQAQLEELTGDSDDSKQGPNQTESSIVIK, from the exons ATGACGGGGAATAGTGAAACTTCTGTTAGGGTGGTTACTCCTTCAGATGAAAAAGGAGATGGTCATGTTCATGTTGGCGAGGAGGAAGGGGTTCATGATCGAGAGGCGGACAAGGAAGAAGAAGCTCTGAAGAAGATGATATTAGGTCATCCATTATATGGATTATTGCTTGAGAGTCACATCAACTGCCTGAAG GTGTGTTCGGGTGAAAGGGGTGATGAAATTGGTACAACTACAACAAGCACTGATACTACTACTAATGTTACAGAAGATAATGCCAATGTTAAGGCGCTCGAGGCCGCCCTTACCAGTCCTAGTTCCTCCGACCTTGATCAATTCATG GAAGCATACTGCAACTCCCTAAACAATCTCAAAGAAGCCATGGAGAATCCTCTAAAGGAAGCATCATCTTTCATTGATTCAGTGCAAGCTCAACTTGAGGAGCTCACCGGAGACTCCGATGATAGCAAGCAGGGGCCAAATCAGACTGAGTCATCGATCGTCATCAAGTAG